A region from the Pseudomonas sp. P8_229 genome encodes:
- a CDS encoding TIGR02647 family protein → MSLTPELVAELEVLALFNLDSSQEGLKIHQTAAPKHIAAAKRLFEKELTDQPDGGYLTSLGRDAAQSVQTVLTILREQETA, encoded by the coding sequence ATGTCGCTTACCCCTGAGCTGGTTGCCGAACTGGAAGTCCTCGCACTCTTCAACCTGGACAGTTCCCAGGAAGGTTTGAAAATTCATCAGACCGCTGCCCCGAAACACATTGCCGCCGCCAAACGCCTCTTCGAAAAAGAACTGACCGACCAGCCCGATGGCGGGTATCTGACCAGCCTGGGTCGCGATGCCGCGCAAAGTGTGCAAACCGTGCTGACCATTCTGAGAGAGCAGGAAACCGCCTGA
- the argH gene encoding argininosuccinate lyase, whose product MSTDKTNQSWGGRFSEPVDAFVARFTASVTFDQRLYRHDIMGSIAHATMLAKVGVLTDAERDSIIDGLKTIQGEIEAGQFDWRVDLEDVHMNIEARLTDRIGVTGKKLHTGRSRNDQVATDIRLWLRDEIDLILAEITRLQKGLLEQAEREAASIMPGFTHLQTAQPVTFGHHMLAWFEMLSRDYERLVDCRKRTNRMPLGSAALAGTTYPIDREYTAQLLGFDAVGGNSLDNVSDRDFAIEFCSAASIAMMHLSRFSEELVLWTSAQFQFIDLPDRFCTGSSIMPQKKNPDVPELVRGKTGRVFGALMGLLTLMKGQPLAYNKDNQEDKEPLFDAADTLRDSLRAFADMIPAIKPKHAIMREAALRGFSTATDLADYLVRRGLPFRDCHEIVGHAVKYGVDTGKDLAEMSLEELRQFSDQIEEDVFAVLTLEGSVNARDHIGGTAPAQVKAAVVRGQALISSR is encoded by the coding sequence ATGAGCACTGACAAGACCAATCAGTCCTGGGGCGGCCGCTTCAGTGAACCCGTCGACGCCTTCGTCGCCCGCTTCACCGCCTCCGTCACTTTCGACCAGCGCCTGTATCGCCACGACATCATGGGCTCGATTGCCCACGCCACCATGCTGGCCAAGGTCGGCGTACTGACGGATGCCGAGCGCGACAGCATCATCGATGGCCTGAAGACCATCCAGGGCGAAATCGAGGCCGGCCAGTTCGACTGGCGCGTCGACCTCGAAGACGTGCACATGAACATCGAAGCGCGCCTGACCGACCGCATCGGCGTCACCGGTAAGAAACTGCACACCGGGCGCAGCCGCAACGACCAGGTCGCCACCGACATCCGCCTGTGGCTGCGTGACGAAATCGACCTGATCCTGGCCGAGATCACCCGCCTGCAAAAAGGCCTGCTGGAGCAAGCCGAGCGCGAAGCCGCGAGCATCATGCCGGGCTTCACCCACCTGCAGACTGCGCAGCCAGTGACCTTCGGGCACCACATGCTGGCCTGGTTCGAAATGCTCAGCCGCGACTACGAACGCCTGGTCGACTGCCGCAAGCGCACCAACCGCATGCCGCTGGGCAGCGCTGCACTGGCCGGCACCACCTACCCGATCGACCGCGAATACACCGCGCAACTGCTGGGCTTCGACGCCGTCGGCGGCAACTCGCTGGACAACGTTTCCGATCGCGACTTCGCCATCGAATTCTGCTCGGCCGCGAGCATCGCGATGATGCACTTGTCGCGTTTCTCCGAAGAACTGGTGCTGTGGACCAGCGCGCAGTTCCAGTTCATCGATCTGCCGGATCGTTTCTGCACCGGCAGCTCGATCATGCCGCAAAAGAAAAACCCCGACGTGCCAGAACTGGTACGCGGCAAGACCGGCCGTGTGTTCGGTGCGCTGATGGGCCTGCTGACTTTGATGAAGGGCCAACCGCTGGCCTACAACAAGGACAATCAGGAAGACAAAGAGCCGCTGTTCGACGCCGCCGACACTCTGCGCGACTCGCTGCGGGCCTTTGCCGACATGATCCCGGCGATCAAACCCAAGCACGCGATCATGCGTGAAGCGGCGCTGCGTGGTTTCTCCACCGCAACCGATCTGGCGGATTATCTGGTGCGCCGTGGCCTGCCGTTCCGTGATTGCCACGAGATCGTTGGCCATGCCGTCAAGTACGGCGTGGACACTGGCAAGGATCTGGCCGAGATGAGCCTGGAAGAACTGCGCCAGTTCAGCGACCAGATCGAAGAGGACGTGTTTGCCGTGCTGACCCTCGAAGGCTCGGTGAATGCCCGTGACCATATCGGCGGCACTGCGCCGGCGCAGGTCAAGGCCGCGGTGGTTCGCGGTCAGGCGCTGATCTCCAGCCGCTAA
- a CDS encoding DUF1289 domain-containing protein — MTEVAPRPPKPLYSNVSPAVPSPCTGVCRLDEQKVCLGCARHVEDIREWRSADDERRRVIVAQATARRSLA; from the coding sequence GTGACCGAGGTTGCCCCGCGCCCACCCAAGCCGCTTTACAGCAACGTCAGCCCGGCGGTGCCTTCGCCGTGCACCGGCGTGTGCCGGCTGGATGAGCAGAAGGTTTGCCTTGGCTGCGCGCGACATGTCGAAGACATTCGTGAATGGCGCTCGGCGGATGATGAGCGACGGCGGGTGATCGTTGCCCAGGCTACTGCCCGCAGATCCTTGGCCTAG
- the cyaY gene encoding iron donor protein CyaY, whose product MSLSEARFHDLVDATQQALEELLEDHADDIEITAGMMTIKFDNGSQLIISRQEPLRQLWLAARSGGFHFDYDEESGKWSCEKSAELLGEVLARCVQDQADLKLDFEEI is encoded by the coding sequence ATGAGTTTGTCCGAAGCGCGTTTCCACGATCTGGTCGATGCCACCCAGCAGGCGTTGGAAGAGTTGCTGGAGGATCATGCCGACGATATCGAGATCACGGCCGGCATGATGACCATCAAGTTCGATAACGGCAGCCAGCTGATCATCAGCCGCCAGGAGCCGCTGCGTCAGCTGTGGCTGGCGGCGCGTTCCGGTGGGTTCCATTTTGACTACGACGAAGAGTCGGGCAAGTGGAGCTGCGAGAAGTCCGCAGAATTGCTCGGTGAAGTGTTGGCTCGCTGTGTTCAGGATCAGGCGGACCTCAAGCTGGACTTCGAAGAGATCTGA
- the dapF gene encoding diaminopimelate epimerase yields MLLRFTKMHGLGNDFMVLDLVSQHAHIQPKHAKQWGDRHTGIGFDQLLIVEAPSNPDVDFRYRIFNSDGSEVEQCGNGARCFARFVLDKRLTAKRQIRVETKGGIIELDVRNDGQIGVNMGAPRLVPADIPFEAPAQASSYQLEVDGTTVELAAVSMGNPHAVLRVQDINNAPVHELGPKIEHHPRFPARVNVGFIQVIDRNRAQLRVWERGAGETQACGTGACAAAVAAISQGWMDSPLLIDLPGGRLSIEWAGPGQPVLMTGPAVRVYEGQVRL; encoded by the coding sequence ATGCTGCTGCGTTTTACTAAAATGCACGGCTTGGGCAATGACTTCATGGTTCTCGACCTGGTCAGCCAGCACGCGCATATTCAGCCCAAGCACGCCAAGCAATGGGGCGACCGGCACACCGGTATCGGTTTCGACCAGTTGCTGATCGTCGAAGCGCCAAGCAACCCGGACGTGGATTTTCGTTATCGGATCTTCAATTCCGATGGCTCGGAAGTCGAGCAGTGCGGCAACGGTGCGCGCTGCTTCGCACGCTTTGTGCTCGACAAGCGCCTGACCGCCAAACGGCAGATCCGCGTCGAGACCAAGGGCGGCATCATCGAGCTGGACGTGCGTAACGACGGCCAGATCGGCGTCAATATGGGCGCCCCGCGCCTGGTGCCGGCGGACATTCCGTTCGAAGCACCAGCGCAGGCTTCCAGCTACCAGCTGGAAGTCGACGGCACCACGGTCGAACTGGCCGCCGTGTCGATGGGCAACCCACACGCCGTGCTGCGCGTGCAGGACATCAACAACGCACCGGTACATGAACTGGGGCCGAAAATCGAACACCATCCGCGCTTCCCGGCGCGGGTCAATGTCGGTTTCATCCAGGTCATCGACCGTAACCGCGCGCAACTGCGCGTGTGGGAGCGCGGCGCCGGGGAAACCCAGGCCTGCGGCACCGGCGCCTGCGCCGCGGCTGTCGCGGCAATCAGCCAGGGGTGGATGGATTCGCCGCTGTTGATCGACCTGCCCGGCGGGCGTCTGTCCATTGAATGGGCAGGCCCTGGCCAACCGGTGCTGATGACCGGTCCGGCAGTGCGTGTATACGAAGGACAAGTGCGTCTTTGA
- the lptM gene encoding LPS translocon maturation chaperone LptM, whose amino-acid sequence MKRLISSLAALVAVACLVSACGQKGPLYLPDDDQDPAEQAQSSQKQPSKAHKHDVYQ is encoded by the coding sequence ATGAAGCGCCTGATCTCTTCCCTTGCTGCGCTCGTCGCGGTTGCCTGCCTCGTTTCGGCCTGTGGTCAAAAAGGCCCGCTGTACCTGCCGGATGACGATCAGGACCCGGCCGAGCAAGCCCAGTCTTCGCAAAAGCAGCCGTCCAAAGCTCACAAGCACGACGTTTACCAATAA
- a CDS encoding class I adenylate cyclase: MTRTHEIRPDLDEGIDRKVLSQLRARFLKLNEGRLGRALEGLSSRQQGVLTLLPLFFHVNHPLLPGYVSGSTPAGLSNYEPDANVLAEAQRLTRSFSYKPRHGSNPPRPIHGLFLMGSLGTLAQADQSDMDVWVCHAPDLTDSELAELRKKCQLLETWAASQGAEAHFFLIDPVRFVKGERDTQLSSENCGTTQHYLLLDEFYRTAIWLAGRTPIWWLVPVYEEGAYNLYTHTLISKRFIRADETLDLGHLATIPPGEFIGAGLWQLFKGIESPYKSVLKLLLTEVYASEHPQVQCLSLRFKKAVFANQLDLDELDPYMVVYRRIEEYLTARNEPERLELVRRALYLKVNRKLTGNSRSQGWQRSLLERLASEWHWDQRQLALLDSRSQWKVRQVSAERRALVNELNYSYRFLTQFARTEQTVSLINKRDLNVLGRRLYAAFERKADKVEFINPGIAPDLAEDTLTLVQSPNKKEPGQTHWGLYNGSLTALEWEHFAPIKRSRELLELLTWCHRNGVIDSSTRLALHPGTSDLSEFELFNLLGSLQQCIALPLPTVAEEPLLRAAVPSEVLMLVNVGVDPLKHHRDLNILMTTERTDSLSYAGVRENLVLTLDQVTLNSWNEVLVNRFDGPHALLDCLRDYLNNLPRGPQQPSLKVRCFCHNRAQFIARRVEEIVDTAQNLLLSELNHRYLIQVQQHYHVLELVPGQVNHVALATLPALLDYLGEEQARYSPLHLDPMALEEHDLALILPMGQPESIQVFYRITEQQAELYVLDEFNALWQQRLPYHDEQSLLVPLQRFLQSIQYRREALLPMDGSPAISLETLYYQLLPSGPGRARRVEARPAPQTPVNKPFYDVQAIIGKAAPAEVQVTLYCNQREFSELEHGDQLFHVVAREIIEQRRETERYRCYITDLDLSGLLGDGQSSSNLYLRYKADLERALNEALEQV, encoded by the coding sequence ATGACGCGCACCCATGAAATCCGCCCCGACCTGGACGAAGGCATCGACCGCAAGGTACTCAGCCAGTTGCGTGCGCGTTTTCTCAAACTCAATGAAGGCCGTCTCGGCCGTGCACTTGAAGGCTTGTCGAGCCGCCAGCAAGGCGTGCTGACCCTGCTGCCGCTGTTTTTCCACGTCAATCACCCGCTGCTGCCGGGTTATGTCTCGGGCAGCACGCCGGCCGGGCTGTCCAACTACGAGCCGGACGCCAACGTGCTTGCCGAAGCTCAGCGGCTGACCCGTTCGTTCTCCTACAAGCCACGCCACGGCAGCAATCCGCCACGGCCGATTCACGGGCTGTTCCTGATGGGCAGCCTTGGCACGCTGGCCCAGGCCGATCAGAGCGACATGGATGTGTGGGTCTGCCACGCGCCGGATCTCACCGACAGCGAACTGGCCGAGCTGCGCAAAAAATGTCAGTTGCTCGAAACCTGGGCCGCCAGTCAGGGTGCCGAGGCACATTTCTTTCTGATCGATCCGGTGCGCTTCGTCAAAGGTGAGCGCGACACCCAGTTGAGTTCCGAGAACTGCGGCACCACCCAGCATTACCTGCTGCTCGATGAGTTTTACCGCACGGCGATCTGGCTGGCCGGACGCACGCCGATCTGGTGGCTGGTGCCGGTCTACGAAGAAGGCGCCTACAACCTCTACACCCACACCCTGATTTCCAAGCGCTTCATCCGCGCCGACGAAACCCTCGACCTCGGCCACCTGGCAACGATTCCGCCTGGCGAGTTCATCGGCGCCGGACTGTGGCAACTGTTCAAGGGCATCGAGTCGCCCTACAAGTCGGTGCTCAAGCTGCTCCTGACCGAGGTCTACGCCAGCGAACACCCACAGGTGCAATGCCTGAGTCTGCGCTTCAAAAAAGCCGTGTTCGCCAATCAGCTGGATCTCGATGAGCTTGATCCGTACATGGTCGTGTACCGGCGCATCGAGGAATACCTCACTGCGCGCAACGAACCAGAGCGCCTGGAGCTGGTGCGCCGCGCGCTGTACCTGAAGGTCAACCGCAAGCTCACCGGCAACAGCCGCAGTCAGGGCTGGCAGCGTTCGCTGCTGGAGCGTCTGGCCAGCGAATGGCATTGGGACCAGCGCCAACTGGCGCTGCTCGACAGTCGCAGCCAATGGAAAGTCCGCCAGGTCAGCGCCGAACGCCGCGCGCTGGTCAACGAGCTGAATTACAGCTATCGCTTCCTGACCCAGTTCGCCCGCACCGAACAGACCGTCAGCCTGATCAACAAGCGCGACCTGAACGTGCTTGGCCGCCGCCTGTACGCAGCGTTCGAGCGCAAGGCCGACAAGGTCGAGTTCATCAATCCCGGGATCGCCCCGGATCTGGCCGAAGACACCTTGACGCTGGTGCAGTCACCGAACAAAAAGGAACCGGGGCAAACCCACTGGGGCCTGTACAACGGCAGCCTGACCGCGCTGGAGTGGGAGCATTTCGCGCCGATCAAGCGCAGCCGTGAGCTGCTCGAACTGCTCACCTGGTGCCATCGCAACGGCGTGATCGACAGCAGCACCCGTCTGGCCCTGCATCCGGGCACCAGCGACCTGAGCGAGTTCGAACTGTTCAACCTGCTCGGCAGCCTGCAACAGTGCATCGCCCTGCCCTTGCCCACAGTCGCCGAAGAGCCATTGCTGCGCGCCGCCGTGCCGAGCGAAGTGCTGATGCTGGTCAACGTCGGCGTCGACCCGCTCAAGCATCACCGCGACCTGAACATCCTGATGACCACCGAGCGCACCGACTCGCTGAGTTACGCCGGGGTCCGGGAAAACCTCGTGCTGACCCTCGATCAGGTCACGCTCAACAGCTGGAACGAAGTTCTGGTCAACCGCTTTGACGGCCCCCATGCGTTGCTCGACTGCCTGCGCGACTACCTTAACAACCTGCCACGCGGCCCGCAGCAACCATCATTGAAGGTACGTTGCTTCTGCCACAACCGTGCGCAGTTCATTGCCCGCCGCGTCGAAGAGATCGTCGATACCGCGCAAAACCTGCTGCTCAGTGAGCTGAACCATCGCTATCTGATTCAGGTGCAACAGCACTATCACGTGCTGGAACTGGTGCCGGGACAGGTCAATCACGTTGCCCTCGCGACATTGCCGGCACTGCTTGATTACCTCGGCGAAGAACAGGCACGTTACAGCCCGCTGCACCTGGACCCGATGGCACTGGAAGAACACGACCTGGCGCTGATCCTGCCGATGGGGCAGCCGGAATCGATTCAGGTGTTCTACCGGATTACCGAGCAACAGGCCGAGCTGTACGTGCTGGATGAGTTCAACGCACTGTGGCAGCAGCGTCTGCCGTATCACGACGAGCAGAGCCTGCTGGTGCCGCTGCAACGCTTCCTGCAATCGATTCAGTACCGGCGTGAAGCGCTGTTGCCGATGGACGGCAGCCCGGCGATCAGTCTCGAGACTTTGTATTACCAGTTGTTGCCCTCAGGACCGGGACGCGCGCGCCGGGTCGAGGCACGGCCGGCGCCGCAGACCCCGGTCAACAAACCGTTCTACGACGTACAGGCGATCATCGGCAAGGCCGCACCGGCAGAGGTGCAGGTCACCCTGTATTGCAATCAACGGGAATTCAGCGAGCTGGAACATGGCGACCAGCTGTTTCATGTGGTCGCCCGGGAGATCATCGAGCAGCGCCGCGAGACCGAGCGCTATCGCTGCTACATCACCGACCTGGACTTGTCGGGCCTGCTCGGTGATGGTCAGAGTTCAAGCAATTTGTATCTGCGCTACAAGGCCGACCTGGAGCGCGCCCTGAACGAGGCGCTCGAACAGGTCTGA
- the xerC gene encoding tyrosine recombinase XerC has translation MERQLDAYCEHLRSERQVSPHTLSAYRRDLDKVLGWCLKQNIDSWAALDIQRLRSLIARLHAQGQSSRSLARLLSAVRGLYHYLNREGLCDHDPATGLAPPKGERRLPKTLDTDRALQLLEGAVEDDFLARRDQAILELFYSSGLRLSELTGLNLDQLDLADGMVQVLGKGSKTRLLPVGKKAREAIEQWLPLRAMTNPADDAVFVSQQGRRLGPRAIQVRVKLAGERELGQNLHPHMLRHSFASHLLESSQDLRAVQELLGHSDIKTTQIYTHLDFQHLAAVYDSAHPRAKRSKGDD, from the coding sequence ATGGAACGACAACTGGACGCTTACTGCGAACACCTGCGCAGTGAGCGACAGGTGTCGCCGCACACCCTTTCGGCCTACCGCCGCGACCTCGATAAAGTCCTCGGCTGGTGCCTCAAACAGAACATCGACAGTTGGGCCGCGCTGGACATCCAGCGCCTGCGCAGCCTGATCGCCCGTCTGCATGCGCAGGGTCAGTCTTCGCGCAGCCTGGCCCGATTGCTCTCGGCGGTGCGCGGGCTCTATCACTACCTCAATCGCGAAGGCCTGTGCGACCACGACCCGGCCACTGGCCTGGCGCCGCCGAAAGGCGAACGTCGCCTGCCGAAAACCCTCGACACCGACCGTGCATTGCAACTGCTTGAAGGTGCGGTCGAGGACGACTTTCTGGCGCGGCGTGATCAGGCCATTCTGGAGCTGTTCTACTCCTCGGGCCTGCGTCTTTCCGAGCTGACCGGGCTCAACCTCGATCAGCTCGACCTTGCTGACGGCATGGTCCAGGTGCTCGGCAAGGGCAGCAAGACCCGACTGTTGCCGGTAGGCAAAAAGGCCCGCGAAGCGATCGAGCAATGGTTGCCGCTGCGCGCCATGACCAACCCGGCGGACGACGCCGTGTTCGTCAGCCAGCAAGGTCGGCGCCTCGGCCCGCGAGCGATTCAGGTGCGGGTGAAACTGGCCGGCGAACGCGAGCTTGGGCAAAACCTGCACCCGCACATGCTGCGGCATTCTTTCGCCAGCCACTTGCTGGAATCCTCGCAGGACCTGCGCGCGGTGCAGGAACTGCTCGGCCACTCGGACATCAAGACCACGCAGATCTACACCCACCTGGACTTCCAGCACCTGGCGGCGGTCTACGACAGCGCCCACCCACGGGCCAAACGCAGCAAAGGCGACGATTAA
- a CDS encoding DUF484 family protein produces MTDKPQVPARQSDESASESLEAAAVAAYLEAHPDFFVEHEELLPALRIPHQRGDTVSLVERQMTILRDRNIEMRHRLSQLMDVARDNDRLFDKTRRLILALMDAASLEDVVISVEDSLRQDFQVPFVSLILLGDNPAPVGRWVTHADAQTAIGGLLTEGKSVSGTLREHELDFLFGEEQRKQIGSTAVVAVSHQGIHGILAIASRDPQHYKSSVGTLFLSYIAEVMGRVLPRVNSSLRSVR; encoded by the coding sequence ATGACCGATAAGCCTCAGGTACCCGCCCGACAGTCCGACGAATCAGCGTCCGAGAGCCTGGAGGCGGCAGCGGTTGCCGCGTACCTGGAGGCTCATCCGGACTTCTTCGTCGAGCACGAAGAACTGCTGCCCGCCCTGCGCATTCCTCATCAACGCGGCGACACCGTGTCGCTGGTCGAACGACAGATGACTATCCTGCGCGACCGCAATATCGAGATGCGCCACCGCCTCTCGCAGTTGATGGACGTGGCCCGCGATAATGATCGCCTGTTCGACAAGACCCGCCGCCTGATCCTGGCGCTGATGGACGCCGCCAGCCTCGAAGACGTGGTGATCAGCGTCGAAGACAGCCTGCGCCAGGACTTCCAGGTGCCTTTTGTCAGCCTGATCCTGCTCGGCGACAACCCGGCACCGGTCGGCCGCTGGGTGACTCACGCCGACGCGCAAACCGCTATCGGCGGCTTGCTCACCGAAGGCAAAAGCGTCAGCGGCACGCTGCGTGAACATGAGCTGGACTTCCTGTTCGGCGAAGAGCAGCGCAAGCAGATCGGTTCCACCGCAGTGGTCGCCGTCAGCCATCAAGGCATCCACGGCATTCTGGCGATCGCCAGCCGCGATCCGCAGCACTACAAGAGTTCGGTCGGCACGCTGTTCCTCAGCTACATCGCCGAAGTCATGGGCCGCGTGCTGCCACGGGTCAACAGCTCCCTGCGCTCGGTACGCTGA
- the rnk gene encoding nucleoside diphosphate kinase regulator, translating to MTAPSITLTRLDVQRLERLIDNLNEKDQAAPGVIALQTELDRADTVVGHDEVPADVVTMNSRVHCREEGSGKDYHLTLVYPKDANADEGKISILAPVGSALLGLKVGQHIDWPAPGGKTLKLTLLEVESQPANGGDFRE from the coding sequence ATGACCGCACCTTCCATCACCCTTACCCGTCTGGACGTGCAACGTCTGGAGCGCCTGATCGACAACCTGAACGAGAAAGACCAGGCTGCGCCGGGCGTGATCGCGCTGCAAACCGAGCTGGATCGCGCCGACACCGTGGTCGGCCACGATGAGGTGCCCGCCGATGTCGTGACGATGAATTCCCGTGTGCATTGCCGCGAAGAGGGCAGTGGCAAGGATTACCACCTGACGCTGGTGTATCCCAAGGATGCCAACGCCGATGAAGGCAAGATCTCGATCCTGGCGCCGGTCGGCAGCGCATTGTTGGGCCTGAAGGTCGGTCAGCACATCGACTGGCCGGCCCCAGGTGGCAAGACCCTGAAACTGACGTTGCTGGAAGTCGAATCGCAGCCGGCCAACGGCGGTGATTTCCGCGAGTAA
- a CDS encoding glutathione S-transferase, which yields MFKLYGFAVSNYYNMVKLALLEKGLAFEEVTFYPAQTPESLAISPRGKVPVLGVEEGFINETAIILEYLEQTLKGTPLLPSDPFERAQVLAIAKEIELYIELPGRACYGEAFFGAAVPEAIKEKTKVELLLGFAALGRHGKFAPYVAGDSLSIADLYFLYSVPLACAVGKKLFDLDLLAEMPKAKALLERLEQNPHVQKIAADKEAAMPGFLAMIAAKK from the coding sequence ATGTTCAAGCTTTATGGATTCGCTGTCAGCAACTACTACAACATGGTCAAACTGGCACTGCTGGAAAAAGGCCTGGCGTTCGAAGAGGTCACGTTCTACCCGGCGCAGACCCCGGAATCACTGGCCATCAGTCCGCGCGGCAAAGTGCCGGTGCTGGGCGTCGAGGAGGGTTTCATCAATGAAACCGCGATCATCCTCGAATACCTCGAACAGACCCTGAAAGGTACGCCACTGCTGCCGAGCGATCCGTTCGAGCGTGCACAGGTGCTGGCGATTGCCAAGGAAATCGAGCTCTATATCGAGTTGCCGGGCCGCGCCTGTTATGGCGAAGCATTCTTTGGCGCGGCGGTGCCGGAGGCGATCAAGGAAAAAACCAAGGTCGAGCTGCTGCTGGGTTTCGCTGCGCTGGGTCGGCACGGCAAATTCGCCCCGTACGTGGCGGGCGACAGTCTGAGCATTGCCGATCTGTACTTCCTGTACAGCGTGCCGCTGGCGTGTGCGGTGGGCAAGAAGCTGTTCGATCTGGATTTGTTGGCTGAAATGCCGAAGGCCAAGGCGTTGCTGGAGCGGCTTGAGCAGAATCCTCATGTGCAGAAGATTGCGGCGGATAAAGAGGCGGCGATGCCGGGGTTTTTGGCGATGATCGCGGCGAAGAAGTGA
- the lysA gene encoding diaminopimelate decarboxylase has protein sequence MDAFNYRGGELFAEGVALSAIADRFGTPTYVYSRAHIEAQYLAYADALAGMPHLVCYAVKANSNLGVLNVLARLGAGFDIVSRGELERVLAAGGGADKIVFSGVGKTRDDMRRALEVGVHCFNVESTDELERLQVVAAELGVRAPISLRVNPDVDAGTHPYISTGLKENKFGIAIADAEDVYVRAAHLPNLEVIGVDCHIGSQLTTLPPFLDALDRLLDLVDRLGDCGIHLRHIDLGGGLGVRYRDEEPPLAGDYVKAVRERLNGRDLALVFEPGRFIVANAGVLLTQVEYLKHTEHKDFAIVDAAMNDLIRPALYQAWMDVTAVKPRDTAARPYDVVGPICETGDFLAKDRELALEEGDLLAVHSAGAYGFVMSSNYNTRGRAAEVLVDGDQVFEVRRRETVAELFAGESLLPE, from the coding sequence ATGGACGCTTTTAACTACCGTGGCGGGGAGCTGTTCGCGGAAGGTGTGGCGCTGTCCGCCATCGCCGACCGTTTCGGCACGCCCACCTATGTCTACTCGCGCGCGCACATCGAAGCTCAGTATCTGGCCTACGCCGATGCCTTGGCCGGCATGCCTCACCTGGTCTGCTATGCGGTCAAGGCCAACTCCAACCTCGGCGTGCTGAATGTCCTGGCCCGTCTCGGCGCCGGTTTCGACATCGTGTCCCGTGGCGAGCTGGAACGTGTGCTGGCCGCTGGCGGCGGCGCCGACAAGATCGTGTTCTCCGGCGTCGGCAAGACCCGTGACGACATGCGTCGCGCGCTGGAAGTCGGCGTGCACTGCTTCAACGTCGAATCCACCGACGAGCTGGAGCGCCTGCAAGTGGTCGCCGCCGAGCTGGGCGTTCGTGCGCCGATCTCGCTGCGCGTGAACCCGGACGTCGACGCCGGCACCCATCCGTACATTTCCACCGGTCTCAAAGAGAACAAGTTCGGCATCGCCATTGCCGACGCCGAAGACGTGTACGTGCGTGCCGCGCACCTGCCGAACCTGGAAGTGATCGGCGTCGACTGCCACATCGGCTCGCAACTGACCACCCTGCCGCCGTTCCTCGATGCCCTCGACCGCCTGCTGGATCTGGTCGACCGCCTCGGCGATTGCGGCATCCACCTGCGCCACATCGATCTCGGTGGTGGCCTGGGCGTGCGTTATCGCGATGAAGAGCCGCCACTGGCCGGCGACTACGTCAAGGCTGTGCGCGAGCGTCTGAACGGGCGTGATCTGGCGCTGGTGTTCGAACCGGGCCGCTTCATCGTCGCCAACGCCGGTGTGCTGCTGACTCAGGTCGAGTACCTCAAGCACACCGAACACAAGGATTTCGCCATCGTCGACGCGGCGATGAACGACCTGATCCGTCCGGCGCTCTATCAGGCCTGGATGGATGTCACCGCAGTCAAACCGCGCGACACCGCAGCGCGCCCGTACGACGTGGTTGGCCCGATCTGCGAAACCGGTGATTTCCTGGCCAAGGACCGTGAACTGGCTCTGGAAGAAGGCGATCTGTTGGCCGTGCATTCGGCCGGTGCCTACGGTTTCGTCATGAGTTCCAACTACAACACTCGTGGCCGTGCCGCTGAAGTGTTGGTAGACGGTGATCAGGTATTTGAAGTGCGCCGCCGCGAAACCGTGGCCGAGCTGTTTGCCGGCGAAAGCCTGCTGCCGGAGTAA